The Sphingomonas sp. So64.6b genome includes a region encoding these proteins:
- a CDS encoding response regulator transcription factor, with the protein MTATIALVDDDRNILTSVSIALQAEGFVTRVYSDGETALKALIENPPDLAIFDIKMPRMDGLELLRRLREKQATPVIFLTSKDDELDEALGLAMGADDYIAKPFSQRLLIARIRAILRRTELAQAGPAGDEESAAAELERGRLTMDTARHRVTWAGANVTLTVTEFLILETLAQRPGIVKTRNQLMDAAYQDDIYVDDRTIDSHIKRVRRKFRQIDPEFDAIETLYGAGYRFSEE; encoded by the coding sequence ATGACGGCGACGATCGCGCTCGTCGATGACGACCGCAACATCCTGACTTCCGTATCGATCGCGCTTCAGGCCGAGGGCTTCGTGACGCGCGTCTATTCGGATGGTGAGACCGCATTGAAGGCGCTGATCGAGAATCCGCCCGACCTGGCGATCTTCGATATCAAGATGCCGCGCATGGACGGGCTGGAACTGTTGCGGCGCCTGCGCGAGAAACAGGCGACGCCGGTGATCTTCCTCACGTCCAAGGATGACGAGCTCGACGAGGCGCTCGGCCTGGCGATGGGCGCTGACGATTATATCGCCAAGCCCTTTTCCCAGCGCCTGCTGATCGCCCGGATCCGCGCCATTCTGCGCCGCACCGAACTGGCTCAGGCCGGCCCGGCGGGCGACGAGGAATCGGCGGCCGCCGAACTGGAGCGCGGTCGGCTGACGATGGACACCGCACGGCACCGCGTGACCTGGGCCGGCGCGAATGTGACGCTGACCGTGACCGAATTCCTGATCCTCGAAACACTGGCGCAGCGACCCGGTATCGTGAAGACCCGCAACCAGTTGATGGATGCGGCGTATCAGGACGATATCTATGTCGACGATCGCACCATCGACAGCCATATCAAGCGCGTGCGCCGCAAGTTCCGGCAGATCGACCCTGAATTCGATGCCATCGAAACGCTGTATGGCGCCGGATACCGCTTTTCAGAGGAATGA